A genome region from Arachis duranensis cultivar V14167 chromosome 8, aradu.V14167.gnm2.J7QH, whole genome shotgun sequence includes the following:
- the LOC107461150 gene encoding glutaredoxin-C6 isoform X3, which translates to MQVQNDVVVPVPLHLSTMSCPSLSMELDESTESRIQRLITEHPVIIFTRSSCCMCHVMKNLLATIGVNPTVINLDDDEIDALPSPSAPAAFIGGTFIGGLESLVALHVSGLLVPKLVQVGALSLA; encoded by the exons ATGCAAGTTCAAAACGACGTCGTCGTCCCGGTTCCCCTCCATCTTAGCACCATGTCTTGTCCTTCCTTGTCCATGGAGCTGGACGAATCCACCGAATCCCGAATCCAGCGCCTAATCACAGAGCACCCAGTCATCATCTTCACCCGCTCCTCCTGTTGCATGTGCCACGTCATGAAGAATCTCCTCGCCACCATCGGCGTCAACCCCACCGTCATCAACCTCGACGACGATGAGATCGACGCCCTCCCTTCCCCCTCCGCCCCCGCTGCCTTCATCGGCGGCACCTTCATAGGCGGCCTGGAGTCCCTGGTTGCACTCCACGTCAGCGGCCTCCTCGTCCCCAAGCTCGTCCAAGTCGGTGCTCTATCTCTGG CGTGA
- the LOC107461150 gene encoding glutaredoxin-C6 isoform X2 codes for MQVQNDVVVPVPLHLSTMSCPSLSMELDESTESRIQRLITEHPVIIFTRSSCCMCHVMKNLLATIGVNPTVINLDDDEIDALPSPSAPAAFIGGTFIGGLESLVALHVSGLLVPKLVQVGALSLGWD; via the exons ATGCAAGTTCAAAACGACGTCGTCGTCCCGGTTCCCCTCCATCTTAGCACCATGTCTTGTCCTTCCTTGTCCATGGAGCTGGACGAATCCACCGAATCCCGAATCCAGCGCCTAATCACAGAGCACCCAGTCATCATCTTCACCCGCTCCTCCTGTTGCATGTGCCACGTCATGAAGAATCTCCTCGCCACCATCGGCGTCAACCCCACCGTCATCAACCTCGACGACGATGAGATCGACGCCCTCCCTTCCCCCTCCGCCCCCGCTGCCTTCATCGGCGGCACCTTCATAGGCGGCCTGGAGTCCCTGGTTGCACTCCACGTCAGCGGCCTCCTCGTCCCCAAGCTCGTCCAAGTCGGTGCTCTATCTCTGG GGTGGGATTGA
- the LOC107461150 gene encoding glutaredoxin-C6 isoform X1, whose translation MQVQNDVVVPVPLHLSTMSCPSLSMELDESTESRIQRLITEHPVIIFTRSSCCMCHVMKNLLATIGVNPTVINLDDDEIDALPSPSAPAAFIGGTFIGGLESLVALHVSGLLVPKLVQVGALSLEWQSQLAWVGPLLLQPWPSI comes from the exons ATGCAAGTTCAAAACGACGTCGTCGTCCCGGTTCCCCTCCATCTTAGCACCATGTCTTGTCCTTCCTTGTCCATGGAGCTGGACGAATCCACCGAATCCCGAATCCAGCGCCTAATCACAGAGCACCCAGTCATCATCTTCACCCGCTCCTCCTGTTGCATGTGCCACGTCATGAAGAATCTCCTCGCCACCATCGGCGTCAACCCCACCGTCATCAACCTCGACGACGATGAGATCGACGCCCTCCCTTCCCCCTCCGCCCCCGCTGCCTTCATCGGCGGCACCTTCATAGGCGGCCTGGAGTCCCTGGTTGCACTCCACGTCAGCGGCCTCCTCGTCCCCAAGCTCGTCCAAGTCGGTGCTCTATCTCTGG AATGGCAATCTCAACTTGCTTGGGTGGGACCATTATTATTGCAGCCCTGGCCGTCCATATGA
- the LOC107461144 gene encoding serine/threonine-protein phosphatase 4 regulatory subunit 2-like: MDDERSNDNDKIRLDLMDICRRPDLNLKELDNKLYANVSQDADALSLEDDDLQEEDGNEEEEDKFTDNQETISKEENGNSDEGDSVGGGGGGEITVVIDADALLPEDDDLQEGDGDEEEEDKFTDNQETISEEENGEPEKKDDESK; the protein is encoded by the exons ATGGACGATGAGCGATCAAATGATAACGACAAAATTAGATTAGACTTGATGGACATTTGTAGGCGGCCAGATCTGAATTTAAAAGAACTTGATAACAAGCT GTATGCAAACGTGTCACAGG ATGCCGACGCACTTTCACTAGAGGACGatgatcttcaagaagaagatggcaacgaagaagaggaagacaaGTTCACTGATAATCAGGAAACTATCTCGAAAGAGGAGAATG gaaATAGTGATGAGGGCGACAGTGTAGGAGGCGGTGGTGGCGGCGAGATCACAGTAGTAATAG ATGCCGACGCACTTTTACCAGAGGACGATGATCTTCAAGAAGGAGACGGCgacgaagaagaggaagacaaGTTCACTGATAATCAGGAAACTATCTCGGAAGAGGAGAATGGTGAACCAGAGAAAAAAGATGATGAATCTAAGTAG